One genomic segment of Rivularia sp. PCC 7116 includes these proteins:
- a CDS encoding elongation factor G, translating into MTEKVRTGLHSIAIVGPYLSGKTTLVESLLFVTEAISRKGSVKDGNTISDNSPQARERQMSVEVSAASTQFQDVDFTFIDTPGSVEFAQETYNALIGVDAAIVVCEPVTEKVLTLAPLFKFLDDWEIPHLVFVNKMDKANIHVLEILNALKAVSSRPLVAHQYPILRKENLIGFIDLVSEKAYHYHSGAAADIVPFPEALKAEEHAAREEMLETLADFDDHLLEELLEDIEPNQEEIIKDLKLDLGSDLVVPVFFGVAEQDYGVRPLLSALLKEAPEPQTTAKRRLDNLNCLSNDKNSDTPIAQVLKTYYTPQGGKLSLVRIWQGNLSEGMTLNGIRVGSMYRLLGQHQQHINTASSGEIVALTRLEGIKTGDTLTRDSQIELPRVERLEPVYALAIVTEKRNDEVKLSSALTKLLEEDVSLAWEQHGDTHEVILWGQGEIHLQVSLDRLRCKYNLPMSTHLPKVPYKETIRKTASSIRGRYKHQSGGHGQFGDVYLNIQPLPRGEGFQFGESIVGGVVPKQYIPGVEMGVRESLEHGPLGFPVVDVSVTLTNGSYHNVDSSEQAFKLAARQAMQTGMSECKPTLLEPIVRLQVKTPNEFTSKVLQLLSGRRGQILAYEAINNWQGWDNVVGYLPQSEMQNFIIELRSQTLGVGSFNWEYDHLQEVPDKLADRILASYSDANNNSNSNGK; encoded by the coding sequence ATGACTGAAAAAGTTAGAACGGGTTTGCATTCGATTGCAATCGTCGGTCCTTATTTAAGCGGAAAGACTACGTTAGTCGAAAGCTTATTGTTCGTTACAGAGGCGATTTCTCGCAAGGGTAGCGTTAAGGATGGTAACACGATAAGCGATAATTCTCCACAGGCGCGAGAGCGTCAAATGAGTGTAGAAGTAAGTGCGGCAAGTACTCAATTCCAGGATGTTGATTTTACGTTTATTGACACTCCCGGTTCTGTAGAATTTGCTCAAGAAACTTACAATGCTCTTATCGGTGTTGATGCTGCAATTGTCGTTTGCGAACCCGTAACTGAAAAAGTTTTAACTTTAGCACCATTATTTAAATTTCTCGATGATTGGGAAATTCCCCATTTGGTGTTTGTGAATAAAATGGATAAAGCAAATATCCATGTTTTAGAAATTTTGAATGCGCTTAAAGCCGTTTCTAGCCGTCCTTTAGTAGCGCATCAGTATCCAATTTTACGAAAAGAAAATTTAATTGGATTTATCGATTTAGTCAGCGAAAAAGCATATCATTATCATTCCGGTGCTGCTGCCGATATAGTTCCATTTCCAGAAGCATTAAAAGCAGAAGAACATGCTGCTAGGGAAGAAATGCTCGAAACTCTAGCAGATTTTGATGACCATTTACTTGAAGAACTTTTAGAAGATATCGAACCCAACCAAGAGGAGATAATCAAAGATTTAAAACTAGATTTGGGTTCTGATTTAGTTGTACCAGTATTTTTCGGAGTTGCAGAACAAGATTATGGGGTACGCCCGCTGTTGTCAGCGTTATTAAAAGAAGCCCCCGAGCCTCAAACTACTGCAAAACGACGTTTAGATAATTTAAATTGTTTAAGTAACGACAAAAATTCCGATACTCCCATAGCTCAAGTATTAAAAACTTATTACACTCCCCAAGGCGGTAAACTTTCCTTAGTACGGATATGGCAAGGAAATTTATCCGAAGGCATGACTCTCAACGGTATTCGTGTCGGTAGCATGTATCGTTTGCTAGGACAGCATCAACAACATATAAATACAGCTTCCTCTGGTGAAATTGTTGCTTTAACTCGTTTGGAAGGAATCAAAACCGGCGATACTTTAACTCGTGATTCGCAAATTGAATTGCCGCGAGTCGAACGCTTAGAACCAGTTTACGCTTTAGCTATCGTCACCGAAAAACGTAATGATGAAGTCAAATTGAGCAGTGCGTTAACTAAGTTATTAGAAGAAGATGTAAGTTTGGCTTGGGAACAACATGGTGACACCCATGAAGTAATTCTTTGGGGACAAGGAGAAATTCATTTACAAGTTTCTCTTGATAGACTGCGGTGTAAATATAACCTTCCCATGTCTACCCATTTACCCAAAGTACCTTATAAAGAAACCATTCGTAAAACAGCTTCATCAATCCGCGGACGCTACAAACATCAAAGTGGCGGACACGGACAATTTGGCGATGTTTATTTAAACATTCAACCTTTACCAAGAGGAGAAGGTTTTCAATTTGGTGAAAGTATAGTTGGTGGTGTGGTTCCCAAGCAATACATCCCCGGTGTCGAAATGGGTGTCAGAGAATCTTTAGAACATGGTCCTCTGGGTTTTCCCGTAGTAGACGTATCGGTAACTTTAACCAACGGTTCCTACCACAACGTTGATAGTTCCGAACAAGCTTTTAAATTAGCAGCAAGGCAAGCAATGCAAACCGGAATGTCGGAATGCAAACCCACGCTGTTAGAACCAATTGTCCGCTTGCAGGTAAAAACCCCTAACGAATTTACTTCTAAAGTACTGCAATTATTAAGCGGTAGACGCGGACAAATTTTAGCTTATGAAGCCATTAACAACTGGCAAGGTTGGGATAATGTTGTCGGGTATCTACCACAATCCGAAATGCAAAATTTTATTATAGAGTTGCGATCGCAAACTCTAGGAGTAGGTTCTTTCAATTGGGAATACGACCATTTACAAGAAGTCCCCGATAAACTTGCCGACAGAATTCTTGCTAGTTACAGCGATGCTAATAATAACAGCAATAGTAACGGTAAGTAA
- a CDS encoding lipopolysaccharide assembly protein LapB — protein sequence MNKLLYKYPLGAFLSAIFLSINIASASANEGYKYSFDPVPQKIAQYTRNTATTYLNQGLQLIQTGRPQDAINAFKQAIQLDPSLAPAYYNLGLALRQVGQLQPAADAFYQATRVNPKFALAYANLGGALLEGNNLGQAENYLQRSLEIDSKLGVAYYNLGLLHQQKEDCSKAVKSFRKAMKYSNKAPEPAYQIGLCYMQERKFKRAKTAFNQAIKMNPKYPEAHYNLGSILYTQGKHEQALEAFRKAAEADPDYPSAYYGAGLAFIQMKQFPDAMRVLQYARDLFLAQNNSQWANNAEQLMQQAQSFTGSIPPQ from the coding sequence ATGAACAAATTGCTTTATAAATATCCGCTAGGTGCGTTTTTGAGTGCAATCTTTTTAAGCATAAATATTGCCTCTGCATCTGCTAATGAAGGTTATAAGTATAGCTTTGACCCCGTGCCGCAAAAGATAGCGCAATATACCCGCAACACCGCTACAACTTATTTAAACCAGGGTTTGCAATTAATCCAGACGGGAAGACCGCAAGACGCAATTAACGCTTTTAAACAAGCCATTCAGTTAGACCCTTCTTTAGCTCCAGCCTATTACAATTTAGGATTAGCGCTGCGGCAAGTGGGACAGTTACAACCGGCTGCGGATGCTTTTTATCAAGCTACTCGAGTTAACCCCAAGTTTGCTTTAGCTTATGCAAACTTAGGTGGTGCTTTACTTGAAGGAAATAACCTTGGGCAAGCGGAAAATTATTTACAGCGTTCTTTAGAAATAGATTCTAAATTAGGAGTTGCTTACTACAATCTTGGTTTACTCCACCAGCAAAAAGAAGACTGTAGTAAAGCAGTTAAATCTTTTAGAAAAGCGATGAAATATAGCAACAAAGCACCAGAGCCAGCTTATCAAATTGGATTATGCTATATGCAAGAGCGTAAATTTAAAAGAGCTAAAACTGCTTTTAATCAAGCAATAAAAATGAATCCAAAATATCCCGAAGCTCATTATAATCTCGGCTCAATTTTATATACCCAAGGCAAGCACGAACAAGCTTTAGAAGCATTTAGAAAAGCAGCCGAAGCTGACCCCGATTATCCCAGTGCTTATTACGGTGCTGGATTGGCATTTATACAAATGAAGCAATTTCCCGATGCCATGCGTGTCTTACAATATGCTAGGGATTTATTCTTAGCACAAAATAATTCTCAATGGGCTAACAATGCCGAACAGCTTATGCAGCAAGCCCAGAGTTTTACCGGCTCAATTCCTCCTCAATAA
- a CDS encoding phosphate-starvation-inducible PsiE family protein: MKKRPKSQFLLWNRWLDRNRIVANMETFCDLIVISLCFCLFSVMLVKLWGIFYDVLHSVDYKEVTAKMLFILILVELFRLLVVYLQEHSIAVGVAVEVTIVSLLREVIVHGAMEISWIQVASICGLLIILGVLLLVCAKTPHMDCISANTKYCPFIYPDDDQESSGGCNSRRSSSNHDRDRRQVKT, encoded by the coding sequence GTGAAAAAACGTCCCAAAAGCCAATTTCTATTGTGGAATCGTTGGTTGGACAGGAACAGAATAGTAGCTAATATGGAGACTTTTTGTGACTTAATTGTCATTTCTCTGTGTTTTTGTTTGTTCTCCGTGATGTTAGTCAAGTTATGGGGGATATTTTACGATGTATTGCATTCTGTTGATTACAAAGAAGTAACTGCAAAAATGCTATTTATTCTAATTCTAGTCGAGTTATTTCGACTATTAGTGGTGTATCTACAAGAGCATAGCATTGCAGTTGGAGTCGCTGTAGAAGTAACGATTGTATCTTTGCTACGAGAGGTAATAGTTCATGGTGCAATGGAAATTTCCTGGATTCAAGTAGCATCTATTTGTGGTTTATTAATAATTTTGGGTGTATTACTATTGGTGTGTGCTAAAACTCCGCACATGGATTGTATTAGCGCTAATACTAAATATTGTCCTTTTATCTATCCTGATGACGATCAAGAGTCTTCAGGAGGTTGTAATTCCCGAAGAAGTTCTTCAAATCACGATCGGGACAGAAGGCAAGTTAAAACTTAG
- a CDS encoding hemolysin family protein: protein MSLNFELLIIFLLIFANAIFVMSELAIVSARKVRLQQLANQGNTRARAAFDLASSPTEFLGTVQVGITLVTIIAGAYGEQIIYERIYPILDFIPLYQFQVAHGISVLIITTLAIILGELVPKRLALNHPEVIAAIVALPMKSLIRITYPIVFLLNFLTDSIVRLLGIKPSTEPQVTEEEIKVLIEQGTEEGTFEEVEQDMVERVFRLGDRPVGSFMTPRPEIIWLDLKDSVTQNREKIIENGYSRYPVCQEGLDNVLGIIPVTNLLARSFCGEQMDLTVGLREPIFVPESTRGLKVLELFKQTVNHVALVVDEYGVIQGLVTLNDILIEIVGDVPSDEEEEEPQAVKRDDGSWLLDGMLTMDEFFELFDMEEEIESHSRDSYQTLGGLVMTHLGRIPIATDNFEWKDMRFEVMNMDGNRVDKILVRILQNESINSHLSSSEEG, encoded by the coding sequence TTATTTTTCTACTGATTTTCGCTAATGCCATCTTCGTCATGTCAGAATTAGCGATTGTTTCCGCTCGCAAGGTTCGCTTGCAACAGCTAGCCAATCAAGGAAATACTAGAGCCAGAGCCGCTTTTGACTTAGCTTCTTCTCCTACCGAGTTTTTAGGTACCGTACAAGTCGGCATAACTTTAGTTACCATCATCGCTGGTGCCTACGGAGAACAAATTATTTATGAAAGAATATATCCTATTTTAGATTTTATTCCTCTATACCAATTTCAAGTAGCCCACGGTATTTCGGTATTGATAATTACTACCTTAGCTATTATTTTAGGCGAGCTAGTACCAAAGCGTTTGGCATTGAATCATCCAGAGGTAATTGCTGCGATTGTGGCTTTACCAATGAAAAGTTTAATTAGGATTACTTATCCTATTGTTTTTTTATTAAATTTTTTGACAGATTCAATAGTACGATTATTAGGAATTAAGCCATCTACAGAACCGCAAGTTACAGAAGAAGAAATCAAAGTATTAATCGAACAAGGTACCGAAGAAGGAACCTTTGAGGAAGTAGAACAGGACATGGTTGAGCGGGTGTTTCGTTTAGGCGATCGCCCGGTTGGTTCTTTCATGACACCACGCCCGGAAATCATCTGGCTGGATTTGAAAGATAGCGTGACTCAAAATCGCGAAAAAATAATTGAAAATGGTTATTCGCGATATCCGGTATGTCAGGAAGGATTAGATAATGTACTGGGAATAATTCCGGTAACTAACTTATTGGCTCGTAGTTTCTGCGGGGAACAGATGGATTTGACGGTGGGATTGCGAGAGCCGATATTTGTACCCGAAAGCACCCGTGGATTAAAAGTTCTAGAGTTATTTAAGCAAACCGTCAACCATGTGGCATTAGTTGTTGATGAATATGGAGTAATTCAAGGATTGGTAACTTTAAACGACATATTAATTGAAATTGTCGGTGATGTTCCTTCCGATGAAGAAGAAGAAGAACCCCAAGCGGTAAAACGAGACGATGGTTCCTGGCTATTGGATGGGATGTTAACAATGGATGAGTTCTTTGAACTTTTCGACATGGAAGAAGAAATTGAATCCCACTCCCGCGACAGCTATCAAACATTAGGTGGTTTAGTCATGACTCATTTAGGGCGCATCCCTATAGCCACAGATAACTTTGAATGGAAAGATATGCGTTTTGAAGTCATGAATATGGATGGCAATCGCGTTGATAAAATTTTGGTGAGAATCTTGCAAAATGAATCAATAAATTCACATCTGAGTTCTTCTGAAGAAGGTTAA